The following coding sequences lie in one Erwinia amylovora genomic window:
- the thyA gene encoding thymidylate synthase — translation MKQYLALMQHVLEQGAPKDDRTGTGTLSIFGHQMRFNLQQGFPLVTTKKCHLRSIIHELLWFLNGDTNTAYLKENKVSIWDEWADENGDLGPVYGKQWRSWGTADGRQIDQLSKVIEQLKSDPDSRRMIVSAWNVGELDQMALAPCHALFQFYVAQGKLSCQLYQRSCDIFLGLPFNIASYALLLHMIAQQCDLEVGDFVWTGGDTHLYSNHLEQARLQLQREPHALPKLLIKRKPASLFDYRFDDFEIEGYDPHPAIKAPVAV, via the coding sequence ATGAAACAGTATCTGGCATTAATGCAGCATGTGCTTGAGCAGGGCGCGCCGAAAGACGACCGTACCGGCACCGGTACGCTGTCAATTTTTGGTCACCAGATGCGTTTCAATCTGCAACAGGGCTTTCCGCTGGTCACCACCAAAAAGTGCCATCTGCGTTCGATTATTCATGAGCTTTTGTGGTTTTTGAACGGCGATACCAATACGGCTTATCTGAAAGAAAATAAGGTGTCAATCTGGGACGAATGGGCGGATGAAAATGGCGATCTTGGCCCGGTCTACGGCAAGCAGTGGCGCAGCTGGGGAACCGCAGACGGGAGACAGATTGACCAGTTAAGCAAGGTTATCGAACAGCTTAAAAGCGATCCTGACTCAAGACGCATGATCGTCTCTGCCTGGAATGTCGGCGAGCTGGACCAGATGGCGCTGGCGCCGTGCCATGCCCTTTTCCAGTTCTACGTGGCGCAGGGCAAGCTTTCTTGCCAGCTGTATCAGCGTTCTTGCGATATTTTCCTCGGCCTGCCGTTCAACATTGCCAGCTATGCTTTGCTGTTACACATGATCGCGCAGCAGTGCGACCTCGAAGTGGGCGATTTTGTCTGGACCGGTGGTGACACCCACCTGTACAGCAATCACCTGGAACAGGCACGTCTACAGCTGCAGCGTGAACCACACGCATTGCCAAAGTTGCTGATTAAGCGTAAACCGGCCTCGCTGTTTGACTATCGTTTCGATGATTTTGAGATTGAAGGTTACGATCCGCACCCGGCCATTAAAGCGCCGGTGGCTGTCTGA
- the ddpX gene encoding D-alanyl-D-alanine dipeptidase, protein MPDTDLVDISVALPQVKIDLKYATADNITGRAIYLENRCLLHPNAVAALLQSSRIAQLAGFTLLIYDAYRPQQAQQNLWLACPDPDYVVPPGLGSNHCRGTAVDVTLVDNEGWIVDMGAGFDEMHPRSHAYHPAVPMQAQRHRLLLNAIMSGGGFCGIATEWWHFELPQAASYPLLPEQFGCHPLKSGG, encoded by the coding sequence ATGCCTGATACCGATCTGGTCGACATCAGCGTTGCGCTGCCACAGGTGAAAATCGATTTGAAGTACGCCACGGCGGACAACATTACCGGGCGAGCGATCTATCTTGAAAATCGCTGTCTGCTACATCCGAATGCCGTCGCAGCGCTGCTGCAAAGCTCGCGCATTGCACAGCTGGCTGGCTTCACCCTGTTGATTTACGATGCATATCGCCCACAGCAGGCACAGCAAAATCTATGGCTGGCCTGTCCGGATCCGGACTATGTCGTCCCGCCAGGCTTGGGGTCTAACCATTGCCGCGGTACGGCGGTGGATGTAACGCTGGTGGATAATGAAGGCTGGATTGTCGATATGGGAGCCGGCTTCGACGAGATGCATCCGCGTTCTCATGCGTATCATCCTGCTGTGCCAATGCAGGCTCAACGTCATCGTCTGTTGCTGAACGCGATCATGTCTGGTGGGGGGTTTTGTGGCATTGCCACCGAATGGTGGCATTTTGAACTGCCTCAGGCGGCAAGCTACCCGCTGCTGCCTGAGCAGTTTGGCTGCCATCCCTTGAAATCAGGGGGTTAG